A genome region from Oligoflexus sp. includes the following:
- the yajC gene encoding preprotein translocase subunit YajC, giving the protein MTLFSLIDVAYAQGAKPAQPSTLEILIMPLAFIVIMYFLVIRPQQKKAKEHQALLTTLKVGDEVVTTGGIIGRIKAIADAFVTLEAGPNTTLKVQKSHITATPKVAAAKAEK; this is encoded by the coding sequence ATGACGCTGTTTTCACTGATCGACGTTGCTTATGCCCAAGGCGCAAAACCGGCGCAGCCGAGCACCTTGGAAATTCTCATCATGCCTCTGGCATTTATTGTGATCATGTATTTCCTGGTGATCCGGCCCCAACAAAAAAAGGCCAAGGAGCATCAGGCGCTTCTTACGACTCTGAAGGTCGGCGACGAAGTGGTGACCACGGGCGGCATCATCGGTCGTATTAAAGCCATCGCCGACGCCTTTGTAACTTTGGAAGCGGGTCCCAATACCACGCTGAAAGTTCAAAAGAGCCACATCACAGCTACCCCGAAAGTGGCTGCAGCGAAGGCCGAGAAGTAA
- a CDS encoding pitrilysin family protein, whose product MLRKRLENGIDVVIQENQFSKMFALQCWIGVGSLHEEKGEEGISHCIEHMLFKGTKRFAVGEISRRVEFLGGEMNAYTSFEHTVFYLTLPATHAAEAIDILADSIFNSSFDPEELSREKEVILEELKRNEDSPGYMLGRKVFGSIYEGTPASKPIIGFEETIKNYSREQIFAFMKKWYQPDNMKVVAVGAVNAESLINDIQKAFGAAQGKAKDRTLNLKLPSIKEPQVHIVKGDFEQPRIEIAFPAPALLHDDLLPLDLAAFALGSGESSRLHRRVRDEQQLTSVVGASVYAPSFGGVFELSAMPHAETYLECVTALGAELARLKYEEPVTREELERARANAKADRIYAEETVSGQARSLGNALQTPHDLLHDYVVEAQINRLNTYEVEQAVHRWIREDGCIMACILPKDSQHTADDVRKAFLSGFRAPQANNVGTGKSATTIHVTKLTPQVTFIYKQQNHNDLMNITAVCSGGLRSENPAQAGMYHILADLLGSATATHNYADMLRRLEGQGAVLGGFSGKDTLGVKFQCLSEQVEDLLPLWAESILDPRFPDMQLQTAQMEVFDNIQAEKDSPSALAMRRFQQAVYGKHPYASPVWGSEEVVRGFTCDALLEEYNAIRDRSHWIISAVGRLPFEPMARMMERLLQPLHRNVARPTNIVQALPAELKAQVTNLHKDREQVHLVMGTLGLSWNDKDRYALDVLSNVLGGSGGRFFVKLRDEQSLAYSVAPLHSYGCHRGIFGAYMACTPHKLKDAELGIRNVWNDICQNGVSQDEIDRARNYLIGGHESDMQRGDAQAMSMALMELYGLGYDDFENYANRLLEVDRAAVQNVAKRLLESQEQVIVRVGPVSESHS is encoded by the coding sequence ATGCTGCGCAAGCGTTTGGAGAATGGCATTGATGTCGTGATCCAGGAGAACCAATTTTCTAAAATGTTTGCCCTGCAGTGCTGGATCGGTGTGGGATCCCTGCACGAAGAAAAAGGTGAAGAAGGGATCAGCCACTGCATCGAGCATATGCTGTTCAAAGGCACAAAGCGCTTTGCCGTCGGTGAAATATCCCGGCGCGTGGAGTTCCTCGGCGGCGAGATGAACGCCTACACGAGCTTCGAACACACTGTTTTCTATCTGACCCTGCCCGCCACGCATGCGGCAGAAGCCATTGATATCCTTGCAGATTCCATCTTCAATAGCAGCTTCGATCCGGAAGAACTGTCCCGTGAGAAGGAAGTGATCCTGGAAGAGCTGAAGCGGAACGAAGACAGCCCGGGCTATATGCTCGGCCGCAAGGTTTTTGGTTCCATCTATGAAGGAACCCCGGCCTCGAAGCCCATTATCGGTTTTGAAGAAACCATCAAGAATTATTCGCGTGAACAGATCTTTGCCTTCATGAAGAAATGGTATCAGCCCGACAACATGAAGGTCGTGGCCGTGGGTGCGGTGAACGCCGAGAGTCTTATCAATGATATTCAAAAGGCTTTTGGCGCCGCGCAGGGCAAGGCCAAGGACCGCACGCTGAACTTGAAACTGCCGAGCATCAAAGAACCCCAGGTTCATATCGTCAAAGGTGACTTCGAACAGCCGCGCATCGAGATCGCCTTTCCCGCGCCTGCGCTTTTGCATGATGACCTTTTGCCTTTGGATCTGGCCGCCTTCGCCCTCGGCAGTGGCGAGTCCTCGCGCCTTCACCGCCGCGTACGCGATGAGCAGCAGCTGACCAGCGTCGTCGGCGCTTCCGTCTATGCTCCGAGTTTCGGCGGCGTGTTCGAACTCAGCGCCATGCCGCACGCTGAAACCTATTTGGAATGCGTGACTGCGCTGGGCGCGGAACTCGCTCGTTTAAAATACGAAGAGCCTGTGACCCGCGAAGAACTGGAACGCGCCCGCGCCAATGCCAAGGCTGATCGCATCTATGCCGAGGAAACCGTCTCAGGCCAGGCCCGTTCCCTGGGCAATGCTCTGCAAACGCCGCACGATCTTCTGCACGACTACGTGGTCGAGGCCCAGATCAACCGTTTGAATACCTATGAAGTCGAGCAGGCTGTGCATCGGTGGATTCGTGAGGATGGCTGCATCATGGCCTGTATACTGCCGAAAGACAGTCAGCATACGGCGGATGACGTGCGCAAAGCCTTTCTTTCCGGCTTCCGCGCGCCTCAGGCGAATAACGTCGGCACCGGCAAGTCCGCGACGACCATCCATGTGACCAAACTCACGCCCCAGGTCACCTTCATCTATAAGCAGCAGAATCACAACGATCTGATGAATATAACCGCGGTCTGCTCGGGCGGTCTGCGCTCCGAGAATCCCGCGCAGGCTGGTATGTACCATATCCTGGCCGATCTTCTCGGTTCGGCGACCGCCACGCATAATTATGCGGATATGCTGCGTCGCCTCGAAGGTCAGGGCGCAGTACTTGGCGGTTTCTCCGGCAAGGACACTTTGGGCGTAAAATTCCAATGTCTTTCCGAGCAGGTCGAGGACCTTCTTCCCCTTTGGGCGGAATCGATTTTGGATCCGCGTTTCCCCGATATGCAGCTGCAAACCGCACAGATGGAAGTCTTCGATAACATCCAGGCGGAAAAGGATTCCCCTTCCGCTCTTGCCATGCGCCGCTTCCAGCAGGCTGTTTACGGCAAACACCCTTACGCGAGCCCGGTCTGGGGTTCTGAAGAGGTCGTGCGCGGCTTTACCTGCGATGCGCTTTTGGAAGAATACAACGCGATCCGCGATCGCTCGCACTGGATCATCAGCGCGGTGGGCCGCCTGCCCTTCGAACCCATGGCCCGCATGATGGAGCGTCTCCTGCAGCCGCTGCATAGAAACGTGGCCCGTCCGACCAATATCGTGCAGGCGTTGCCAGCCGAGCTGAAGGCTCAGGTCACCAATCTTCATAAGGACCGTGAGCAGGTTCACCTTGTGATGGGTACCCTCGGCCTCAGCTGGAATGACAAGGATCGCTATGCCCTGGACGTCCTGAGCAACGTGCTCGGCGGCAGTGGAGGACGATTCTTTGTCAAGCTGCGCGACGAACAGAGCCTCGCTTACTCCGTCGCACCGCTTCATTCCTACGGTTGCCACCGCGGGATCTTTGGGGCCTATATGGCATGTACGCCGCATAAGCTTAAAGACGCCGAGCTGGGGATCCGCAACGTCTGGAATGACATTTGTCAAAACGGTGTGAGTCAGGACGAGATCGATCGCGCCCGTAACTATCTGATTGGCGGGCATGAGTCGGACATGCAGCGGGGCGATGCCCAGGCGATGTCGATGGCGCTCATGGAACTCTATGGTCTTGGCTACGACGATTTTGAAAACTACGCGAACCGCCTGCTTGAAGTCGATCGTGCAGCTGTGCAAAATGTCGCGAAACGCCTGCTCGAATCCCAGGAGCAGGTCATCGTGCGCGTTGGCCCTGTCAGCGAATCCCACTCCTAA
- a CDS encoding succinate dehydrogenase cytochrome b subunit → MSWIVRLMKSSLGAKYVMAVTGAGLFAFLVGHIAGNLLLYVGQDAMNQYAVGLRNLPYGLLWIARGGLLVFFLLHVITAYSLAAENKAARPRAYAFEDTFKASYASRTMARTGTIVLLFVLYHLAHYTFRITNYAGPYIDNQGRDDVYTMVVAGFQQPFISITYVAAMLVLGYHLSHGLSSMFQSVGLNHSKYNPFFRKFMPLVGWVVTLAGATIPLAVLFGIIR, encoded by the coding sequence ATGAGTTGGATCGTTCGTCTCATGAAGTCCTCACTAGGTGCCAAGTATGTGATGGCCGTGACGGGCGCAGGCCTGTTCGCCTTCCTGGTTGGTCACATAGCAGGCAACCTGCTCCTGTACGTTGGTCAGGACGCGATGAATCAGTACGCAGTAGGCCTGCGCAACCTGCCTTACGGTTTGCTCTGGATCGCCCGGGGTGGACTGCTGGTTTTCTTCCTTCTGCACGTGATCACGGCCTATAGCCTTGCCGCAGAGAACAAAGCCGCTCGGCCGCGCGCTTACGCCTTCGAAGATACCTTCAAGGCTTCGTACGCATCGCGGACCATGGCGCGAACCGGAACCATCGTTCTTCTCTTCGTGCTTTATCATCTCGCTCATTATACTTTCAGAATCACCAACTATGCCGGCCCCTATATCGACAACCAGGGCCGGGACGACGTTTACACGATGGTCGTGGCAGGTTTCCAACAGCCGTTCATTTCGATCACTTATGTCGCCGCGATGCTCGTGCTCGGTTACCATTTGAGTCACGGTCTTTCGAGCATGTTTCAGTCGGTTGGCCTGAACCATAGCAAATACAACCCCTTCTTCCGGAAGTTCATGCCTCTGGTCGGTTGGGTTGTGACGCTGGCCGGTGCCACGATCCCATTGGCCGTTCTGTTTGGAATCATTCGGTAA
- a CDS encoding diacylglycerol/lipid kinase family protein, with product MPGIGIIANPHSKLNKRSPEELKLLQDVLGQKGIFSLSQDLAHLDRIIHEYKEKSIDIIGINGGDGSISRAISRIISIYGKDPLPQLCVLGGGTMNLVASQLGVRGSPHEVLQRMLETLERPQSLRHQKLATLKIGEIYGFLYADQSSTAILEEFYQKKNGHVGATWLSVRLINSFLLRGPLIKRVIRSHRLEATFKPGGRLRSTALGSFAGTITKFPMGLQFLPLARERSGHFQVTVVTCPPEKLLWYMPAIMLQQKEGPASGKHSFCCEQANLRYEGSVHFTVDGEIYVNPTGSLKIEAGPELEFVCS from the coding sequence ATGCCAGGAATTGGGATCATAGCAAATCCCCACTCTAAGTTAAATAAGCGTTCTCCCGAGGAATTAAAGCTTTTACAGGATGTTCTTGGCCAAAAAGGCATCTTTTCCTTGAGCCAGGACCTCGCTCACCTCGATCGCATTATTCACGAATACAAAGAAAAAAGCATTGATATTATTGGCATAAATGGCGGCGACGGCAGCATCTCCCGCGCCATCAGCCGGATTATCAGCATTTATGGCAAGGATCCCCTGCCGCAACTCTGCGTCCTCGGCGGCGGCACCATGAACCTCGTGGCGTCCCAGCTGGGTGTGCGGGGCAGTCCGCACGAGGTCTTGCAGCGTATGCTCGAAACGCTCGAACGACCGCAATCACTTCGGCATCAGAAACTCGCGACTCTCAAGATCGGCGAGATCTATGGCTTTCTCTATGCGGATCAATCGTCCACGGCGATCCTCGAAGAGTTTTATCAGAAGAAGAACGGTCACGTCGGGGCCACATGGCTCAGCGTGCGCCTCATCAATTCCTTTCTTCTGCGTGGACCGCTCATCAAGCGGGTGATTCGCTCGCATCGACTCGAAGCGACGTTTAAACCAGGCGGTCGATTGCGTTCCACTGCTCTTGGTTCCTTTGCGGGAACCATCACCAAGTTTCCCATGGGCCTCCAATTTCTGCCTTTGGCCCGGGAACGTTCGGGACATTTCCAAGTCACAGTCGTGACTTGCCCTCCAGAAAAGTTGCTATGGTACATGCCCGCGATCATGTTACAACAAAAGGAAGGCCCCGCATCAGGAAAGCACAGTTTTTGCTGTGAACAGGCGAATCTTCGGTACGAGGGTTCGGTCCATTTCACGGTGGATGGCGAAATTTATGTGAACCCCACCGGTTCGCTAAAAATCGAAGCGGGCCCGGAGCTGGAATTTGTTTGCAGCTAA
- a CDS encoding RNA polymerase factor sigma-32 → MSKNLPTPKASQAVSKLSPLQLYLQEISKYSLLTPEEELEAARKHFEEGDIAAAHRLVTSNLRLVVKIANDFRQAQANLLDLIQEGNYGLMQAVKKYNPYKGVKLSSYAAWWIRAYILKYIMDNKSQVKIGTTAAQRKLFFNLRKEMDKLLAEYDRIDTKLLAANLDVREKDVIDMQMRLNGPDYSLDAPVGSDDDGEGVTRGSMLSDQRPSIEETLANNELKAIFGEQLENFRQTLKGRDREIFEDRIMNENPVTLQEIGDRYGISRERARQIEARIVNNLKNFVKDKGVIDLEVED, encoded by the coding sequence ATGTCGAAAAATCTGCCAACTCCCAAGGCTAGCCAGGCTGTAAGCAAGTTATCACCTCTCCAACTTTATCTGCAAGAAATCTCCAAATATTCCCTGCTGACGCCAGAAGAAGAATTGGAAGCTGCCCGCAAGCATTTTGAAGAGGGAGATATAGCAGCTGCCCACCGTCTTGTAACCTCGAATCTCCGCCTTGTTGTCAAAATCGCCAACGACTTCCGTCAGGCTCAGGCCAACCTTCTCGATCTGATTCAGGAAGGCAACTATGGTCTCATGCAGGCGGTGAAAAAGTACAACCCTTATAAGGGGGTGAAACTTTCGAGTTACGCCGCCTGGTGGATAAGGGCCTATATTCTCAAGTACATCATGGACAACAAAAGCCAGGTTAAGATTGGCACAACAGCCGCCCAACGCAAGCTTTTCTTCAACTTGCGCAAAGAGATGGACAAACTCCTGGCCGAATACGATCGCATCGATACCAAGCTCCTGGCCGCAAACCTGGATGTTCGGGAAAAGGATGTGATCGACATGCAGATGCGCCTCAACGGGCCGGATTATTCCCTGGATGCGCCGGTGGGTTCGGATGATGACGGCGAGGGTGTGACCAGGGGGTCGATGCTCTCCGATCAGCGGCCCAGCATCGAAGAAACCCTGGCCAACAATGAACTCAAAGCTATTTTTGGCGAACAGCTGGAAAACTTTCGGCAGACGCTCAAAGGCCGTGATCGCGAGATCTTCGAAGACCGGATCATGAATGAAAATCCGGTGACCCTGCAGGAAATCGGCGACCGTTACGGCATCAGTCGTGAACGGGCCCGACAGATCGAAGCCCGCATTGTAAATAATCTGAAAAATTTCGTGAAAGACAAAGGCGTCATCGATCTGGAAGTCGAGGACTAA
- a CDS encoding isoprenylcysteine carboxylmethyltransferase family protein yields MAVAIASLPAELPAVLVLIATALVTYGERRVHGYNYAYLKVVGGEELIPEQMKRYYHIQQALPWVAWLSHFLLPGFLRWTAIPVLGLTLLMTSLLLRIWSMRSLGRLWSHRCVFVPGMPRTRQGPYRFVRHPEYASHALEGLGLLLFFGANPLVLALWIWNSNNAAKICKIESRQLYELSVAPLQMPEASSTVGASD; encoded by the coding sequence GTGGCAGTCGCCATCGCAAGTCTGCCTGCAGAACTTCCAGCAGTACTCGTTTTGATAGCCACAGCGCTCGTGACCTATGGTGAACGGCGTGTGCATGGCTACAATTATGCCTACCTCAAAGTGGTCGGCGGCGAGGAGCTGATACCGGAACAGATGAAGCGCTACTATCATATCCAGCAGGCTCTGCCGTGGGTCGCCTGGCTTTCGCACTTTCTTTTGCCGGGTTTTTTGCGCTGGACCGCAATCCCTGTGCTGGGTCTGACCCTTCTGATGACCAGTCTTCTTCTGCGTATCTGGTCGATGCGAAGCCTCGGCCGACTCTGGAGCCATCGCTGCGTGTTCGTTCCCGGCATGCCGCGCACCAGACAGGGACCTTACCGTTTTGTGCGTCACCCTGAATATGCTTCCCATGCTCTTGAGGGCCTCGGACTTTTGCTCTTTTTCGGCGCCAATCCCCTGGTTTTGGCGCTTTGGATTTGGAACAGCAATAATGCCGCCAAAATCTGCAAAATCGAGTCCCGCCAGCTTTATGAGCTTTCGGTTGCTCCGTTGCAAATGCCGGAAGCATCCAGTACAGTCGGAGCCTCTGATTAG
- a CDS encoding ATP-dependent helicase has translation MVDFSQLNPEQHQAVTRIQGPVMIIAGAGTGKTRVITYRMAFMLHAGVNPTEIVAMTFTNKAAREMKERLTELVGRSAKGIIIGTFHSFCLRVLREFAHEAGLDSRFSLAGTSDQLDLVRKAMEERGWQGLYRPEDLLARISNAKNALLRPQDVLSADPLRFSDKDPAVLAAIYDVYERQLKLNRVIDFDDCIFKTALLLKNDKELCERLQARWRYFLVDEFQDTNFAQLYVLELLAKESRNICVVGDDDQSIYSWRGALVETLDRFEQIFPGTLLIKLEQNYRCSNVILHAANTVIRNNTGRKSKTLWSSSQNQQPITLASHADDVNEAKWIAKKCFTLLGQGFKPKDIGILYRANAQAKAVEMALREMQVAYKVYGGTSFFERKEVKDFLCYFRLSVNPGDRLAFWRIINTPVRGIGLKTLEKIEEAAKKHDKSPLEVLNLGLVELDSRAQKATQEFVQAIRSLHDTPLVGVEDLELRGQRIIKEFGLEDEIRHKTTHEGARRRKIESMKKLPTWIRTLAERQVEDRGQLQLLDLLDALSLGDNEKEQKGGNDNHVSLMTIHASKGLEFPVVFLCGVEEDQLPHKNSVNSDQALMEERRLFYVAITRAKIRLHLTYARERFSQFKKQTRKPSRFIDELPNKGVETEHDAEMRSMVEEEQKKEINMSRLSKLKQELRSGFARRD, from the coding sequence ATGGTCGATTTTTCGCAGCTCAATCCTGAACAGCATCAGGCCGTCACCCGCATCCAGGGGCCGGTCATGATTATAGCCGGCGCCGGAACCGGGAAAACCCGCGTTATCACCTACCGGATGGCGTTCATGCTGCATGCGGGCGTGAATCCGACGGAAATCGTCGCGATGACCTTTACCAACAAAGCCGCCCGCGAAATGAAAGAGCGTCTGACCGAACTGGTGGGGCGCAGTGCGAAAGGCATCATCATCGGCACCTTTCACAGTTTCTGTCTGCGCGTGCTTCGGGAGTTTGCGCATGAGGCGGGCCTGGATTCACGTTTTTCCCTGGCAGGGACCTCGGATCAGCTCGACCTTGTGCGAAAAGCGATGGAGGAACGCGGCTGGCAGGGGCTTTATCGGCCCGAAGACCTGCTCGCGCGGATCAGCAATGCGAAGAATGCTCTGCTGCGGCCCCAGGATGTTCTGAGTGCGGATCCTTTGCGGTTTTCGGACAAGGATCCGGCGGTGCTCGCGGCCATCTATGATGTTTATGAACGGCAGCTGAAGCTCAACCGCGTGATTGACTTCGATGATTGTATTTTCAAAACGGCGCTGCTTTTGAAAAACGACAAGGAGCTTTGCGAAAGGCTCCAGGCCCGTTGGCGTTATTTCCTGGTCGATGAGTTTCAGGATACCAACTTCGCCCAGCTTTATGTTTTGGAACTGCTTGCCAAAGAGTCACGCAATATCTGTGTGGTCGGCGATGATGATCAGTCGATCTACAGCTGGCGGGGGGCCCTGGTGGAAACGCTCGATCGCTTCGAGCAGATTTTCCCTGGGACGCTTTTGATTAAATTGGAGCAGAACTACCGCTGCTCGAACGTGATCCTGCACGCGGCGAACACGGTGATCCGCAATAACACGGGCCGAAAGTCCAAGACGCTCTGGAGTTCTTCACAGAATCAGCAGCCCATCACTCTCGCTTCGCATGCGGATGATGTGAATGAAGCGAAGTGGATTGCGAAAAAATGCTTCACGCTCCTCGGCCAGGGGTTTAAACCCAAAGACATCGGCATCCTCTATCGCGCCAATGCCCAGGCCAAGGCTGTGGAGATGGCTCTGCGCGAGATGCAGGTGGCCTATAAAGTCTATGGCGGGACGAGTTTCTTCGAACGCAAGGAAGTGAAGGATTTCCTCTGTTATTTCAGGCTTTCCGTGAATCCAGGCGATCGCCTCGCTTTCTGGCGGATCATCAACACGCCTGTGCGCGGCATCGGTCTCAAAACTTTGGAAAAAATCGAAGAAGCTGCGAAAAAGCATGACAAGAGCCCTCTTGAGGTTTTGAACCTCGGCCTTGTCGAACTCGATAGCCGGGCGCAGAAGGCCACGCAGGAATTCGTGCAGGCGATCCGCAGTCTTCATGATACGCCGCTCGTCGGCGTGGAGGATCTGGAGCTCAGAGGCCAGCGGATCATCAAGGAATTCGGGCTGGAAGATGAGATTCGGCATAAGACCACGCATGAAGGGGCCCGCCGCCGCAAAATCGAGTCGATGAAAAAACTCCCGACCTGGATTCGAACCCTTGCCGAACGCCAGGTCGAGGACCGCGGCCAGCTGCAGCTGCTTGATCTTCTGGATGCGCTCAGTCTTGGTGATAATGAAAAAGAGCAGAAGGGCGGCAACGATAATCACGTTTCGCTCATGACCATCCACGCCTCGAAAGGCCTGGAGTTCCCGGTCGTCTTCCTGTGCGGTGTGGAAGAGGATCAGCTGCCGCACAAAAACAGCGTGAACTCCGATCAAGCGCTGATGGAAGAACGTCGGCTCTTTTACGTTGCGATCACCCGCGCGAAAATAAGACTCCATTTGACTTACGCACGCGAGCGATTTTCCCAGTTCAAAAAACAGACAAGAAAACCGAGTCGTTTCATAGACGAACTCCCCAATAAGGGCGTCGAAACGGAACACGATGCCGAGATGCGGTCGATGGTCGAGGAAGAGCAGAAGAAGGAAATCAATATGAGCCGGCTCTCGAAGCTCAAACAGGAGCTGCGGAGCGGGTTTGCGCGGCGCGATTAG